A genome region from Pseudomonas sp. N3-W includes the following:
- a CDS encoding precorrin-2 C(20)-methyltransferase: MQQPGRLIGLGVGPGDPELITVKALRLLRESPVVAYFVAKGKKGNAFGIIEAHLQDAQNLLPLVYPVTTEALPAPLSYEQVISDFYDTAAEQLAEHLDAGRDVAVICEGDPFFYGSYMYLHDRLAERYQAEVVPGVCSMLGGASVLGAPLVYRNQSLSVLSGVLPHEELKRRLADADAAVIMKLGRNFPKVRQVLEELGLAGRALYVERATMANQKIVALDQVEPMSSPYFSLIIVPGERWQG, translated from the coding sequence ATGCAGCAACCTGGACGTTTGATCGGCCTGGGCGTCGGCCCCGGTGATCCGGAACTGATTACCGTCAAAGCCCTGCGCCTGCTGCGCGAGTCGCCGGTGGTGGCGTACTTCGTGGCCAAGGGCAAGAAGGGCAATGCGTTCGGCATCATCGAAGCGCATTTGCAGGACGCGCAAAACCTGCTGCCGCTGGTGTACCCGGTGACCACCGAAGCGCTGCCGGCGCCGCTGTCCTACGAACAAGTGATCAGCGACTTCTACGACACTGCGGCCGAGCAGCTTGCCGAACATCTGGACGCCGGCCGCGACGTGGCGGTGATCTGCGAAGGCGATCCGTTCTTCTACGGCTCCTATATGTACCTGCATGATCGGCTTGCCGAGCGTTATCAGGCCGAAGTTGTACCGGGCGTCTGCTCGATGCTCGGGGGCGCCTCGGTGTTGGGGGCGCCGCTGGTGTATCGCAATCAGAGCCTGTCGGTATTGTCCGGCGTGTTGCCTCATGAAGAGCTGAAGCGGCGTCTGGCGGATGCCGACGCGGCGGTGATCATGAAGCTGGGGCGCAACTTTCCCAAGGTCCGTCAGGTGCTGGAAGAACTCGGTCTGGCCGGGCGTGCGCTGTACGTTGAGCGCGCGACCATGGCCAACCAGAAAATCGTCGCGCTGGATCAGGTCGAGCCGATGTCTTCGCCGTATTTCTCGCTGATCATCGTCCCCGGCGAACGGTGGCAAGGTTGA
- the cbiE gene encoding precorrin-6y C5,15-methyltransferase (decarboxylating) subunit CbiE, which translates to MTPWLTVIGIGEDGFKGLGKNARRALLGASRIIGGQRQLDLLPVCIRGERLLWPRPFSLAPVLERRGEPVCVLASGDPMFFGVGASLAHHVPSEETLILPAPSSCSIAAARMGWPLQDVQTLSVVARSVAALNACLFSGVRLLVLSNDRHSPAAIAALLRERGFGPSRMTVLEHLGGEAERRIDSIASDWEAAQLADLNVVAIECLAEAGTARLSRLAGLPDSAFQHDGQLTKRDVRAITLARLAPTPGELLWDVGAGSGSIGIEWMRAHPSCRTLAVEADEGRQQLIEHNRDALGVPGLQLIRGSAPDALHGLERPDAIFIGGGVTRDGVLDTCWAQLKPGGRLIANAVTLQSEMALMAWRERHGGELTRIHIAQAQPLGAFDTWRQALPITLLDVTKPLDA; encoded by the coding sequence ATGACCCCCTGGCTGACAGTGATAGGCATCGGTGAAGACGGCTTCAAGGGCCTGGGTAAAAACGCCCGACGTGCCCTGCTGGGTGCTTCGCGGATCATCGGCGGTCAGCGACAACTGGATCTGCTGCCGGTGTGCATTCGCGGCGAGCGACTGTTGTGGCCCCGCCCGTTTTCGCTGGCACCCGTGCTGGAGCGACGGGGCGAGCCGGTGTGCGTGCTGGCCAGTGGCGATCCGATGTTCTTCGGCGTGGGCGCCAGCCTCGCCCACCATGTGCCCAGCGAAGAAACACTGATCCTGCCAGCCCCTTCGTCGTGTTCCATCGCGGCGGCGCGCATGGGCTGGCCGTTGCAGGATGTGCAGACCCTCTCCGTCGTCGCCCGCTCCGTGGCCGCGCTCAACGCCTGCCTGTTCAGCGGCGTGCGTCTGCTGGTATTGAGCAACGACCGGCACAGTCCGGCGGCCATTGCTGCACTGCTGCGAGAGCGCGGTTTCGGCCCGAGCCGCATGACCGTGCTGGAGCATCTGGGTGGTGAAGCCGAACGGCGTATCGATAGCATTGCCAGCGACTGGGAGGCTGCACAGCTCGCCGACCTGAATGTCGTCGCCATCGAATGCCTGGCCGAAGCGGGCACTGCGCGCCTTTCACGCCTGGCCGGCCTGCCGGATTCGGCCTTCCAGCATGACGGCCAACTGACCAAACGCGACGTGCGCGCCATCACCCTCGCCCGCCTCGCGCCGACACCCGGCGAACTGCTGTGGGACGTTGGCGCCGGCAGCGGCTCGATCGGCATCGAATGGATGCGCGCTCACCCGAGCTGCCGCACGCTGGCCGTCGAGGCCGATGAAGGCCGCCAACAATTGATCGAACACAACCGCGACGCCCTCGGTGTTCCCGGCCTGCAACTGATTCGCGGCAGCGCGCCCGATGCGCTGCACGGCCTGGAACGACCTGACGCGATTTTCATCGGCGGCGGTGTGACCCGTGACGGCGTGCTCGATACCTGCTGGGCGCAGCTCAAGCCCGGTGGCCGGCTGATTGCCAACGCCGTCACCCTGCAAAGCGAAATGGCCCTGATGGCCTGGCGCGAACGCCACGGCGGCGAGTTGACCCGCATCCACATCGCCCAGGCGCAACCGCTGGGCGCATTCGACACCTGGCGCCAGGCGCTGCCGATTACTTTGCTTGATGTAACGAAACCCCTCGATGCGTGA
- the cobJ gene encoding precorrin-3B C(17)-methyltransferase, protein MARPAPAIVILGNGSLATARRIQQRYPDALIHGLAERVVGADRTYHEFGATLRELYQQDTPIIALCAAGIVIRTLAPLLLEKGAEPPVLAVAEDGSAVVPLLGGLGGVNVMAREIAATLDVSAAITTSGELRFGTCLLNPPSGYALGDLELGKRFVSDLLAGESVRIEGPAPWLAEAQLPEDQQARLAIHVGHAERQANANELLIYPRSVVVAVTAGTPDLANIIRAALHGAGIALQSLACLLADERDMADVALRDAGLDLAVPLRFSARPGSVLEQAQSAVSAPLKAIEIGADMAVAVAAAPVDPLLIGRPRGRLAVIGLGPGAADLMVPAVKAELARANDVLGYETYVRMAGPFRADQVLHCTDNREEMQRARHAFELAAQGRCVVVVSSGDPGVFAMAAAVLEALHESRDPAWHNVDLEILPGVSASLATAAQAGAPLGHDFCVLSLSDNLKPWEIIEKRLDLAAQADLAMAFYNPISRSRPWQLGRALEIVAQHRVPETPVVLGRDVGRPGQTLRVTTLGQLTPDQVDMRTMVLIGSSTTRVFPRLQGVSWVYTPRSYGDKLVDIS, encoded by the coding sequence ATGGCCCGCCCTGCACCGGCCATTGTCATTCTGGGCAACGGCAGCCTCGCCACGGCGCGGCGGATTCAGCAGCGCTATCCGGACGCGCTGATTCACGGCCTGGCCGAGCGGGTGGTGGGCGCGGATCGCACGTACCACGAGTTCGGTGCGACCTTGCGCGAGCTGTATCAACAGGACACGCCGATCATTGCCCTGTGTGCGGCGGGCATTGTGATTCGCACCCTGGCGCCGCTGCTGCTGGAAAAGGGCGCCGAGCCGCCTGTGCTTGCCGTCGCCGAAGACGGCAGCGCCGTGGTGCCCCTGTTGGGCGGCCTTGGCGGGGTGAATGTGATGGCGCGGGAAATCGCCGCCACGCTGGACGTTTCGGCGGCCATCACCACCAGCGGCGAACTGCGTTTTGGCACCTGCCTGCTCAATCCGCCCAGCGGTTATGCGCTGGGTGATCTGGAACTGGGCAAGCGCTTTGTCTCGGATCTGCTGGCGGGTGAGTCGGTGCGCATCGAGGGGCCGGCGCCGTGGCTGGCCGAGGCGCAACTGCCGGAAGATCAGCAGGCGCGACTGGCGATCCATGTCGGTCATGCCGAGCGTCAGGCCAATGCCAACGAACTGCTGATCTACCCTCGCAGCGTGGTGGTCGCGGTGACGGCGGGAACGCCTGATCTGGCGAACATTATTCGTGCCGCGCTGCACGGGGCGGGCATTGCCCTGCAATCGCTGGCCTGCCTGTTGGCAGATGAGCGGGACATGGCCGATGTGGCCTTGCGCGATGCGGGGCTGGACCTGGCCGTGCCGCTGCGGTTCAGTGCCCGGCCGGGCAGCGTGCTTGAACAGGCGCAGAGCGCGGTGTCCGCGCCGCTCAAGGCGATCGAGATCGGCGCTGATATGGCGGTTGCAGTCGCTGCCGCGCCTGTCGATCCACTGTTGATCGGTCGTCCTCGCGGGCGTTTGGCGGTGATCGGTCTGGGGCCGGGGGCTGCCGATCTGATGGTGCCAGCAGTCAAGGCAGAGCTGGCCCGCGCCAACGACGTGCTTGGCTACGAAACCTATGTGCGCATGGCGGGGCCCTTCCGAGCTGACCAAGTGCTGCATTGCACCGACAATCGCGAAGAGATGCAGCGCGCGCGGCACGCCTTCGAACTCGCGGCGCAGGGTCGTTGCGTCGTCGTGGTGTCGTCCGGTGATCCGGGTGTGTTCGCCATGGCGGCGGCGGTGCTTGAGGCGTTACACGAGTCCCGCGATCCGGCGTGGCACAACGTCGATCTGGAAATTCTGCCGGGCGTTTCGGCATCGCTGGCGACGGCTGCCCAGGCCGGCGCACCGTTGGGCCATGACTTCTGCGTGCTGTCATTGTCTGACAACCTCAAGCCCTGGGAGATCATCGAAAAGCGCCTGGACCTGGCGGCTCAAGCCGACCTGGCGATGGCGTTCTACAACCCGATCTCGCGCTCCCGGCCGTGGCAACTGGGGCGTGCGCTGGAGATCGTCGCTCAGCATCGCGTACCTGAAACGCCGGTCGTGCTGGGGCGCGATGTCGGGCGTCCGGGGCAGACGTTGCGGGTGACGACACTCGGCCAACTGACGCCGGATCAGGTCGACATGCGCACCATGGTGTTGATCGGTTCATCCACGACGCGCGTGTTCCCCCGGTTGCAAGGTGTGTCATGGGTCTATACGCCGCGCAGTTATGGCGACAAGTTAGTTGATATAAGCTAA
- a CDS encoding hybrid sensor histidine kinase/response regulator, with translation MRWLRIAIGFTVTLLTLLCMLPAQAAPGSGWSVLLDEQGDLQLSDIRSARYTNQFSPIELDRLTAAEPDGALWLRFRLVPGKHEQLLRVFAPDLSQLDLYVLEGDKLIEQRKTGTQQPQSERPLPSSDFMLPLPQSDKPLDVYLRLVSEHELRPYITLQSAVMTAANQNLTLVYGLLFGCIGMLVLHNLTRYAYTRSRSSAWLAACEGLLLLSLVLLLNLAGPWLPNWHAVQTPGAYLALLLTAPCGLMFAYRFFAPLGPHPLNKLLLGDILFTVVCGLLLLFVNTLPLNIITYVLVALAGLSMLFVSAYHWQKGYRPARLFVAAMVVFNIGALIILPALLGLTLVAPQGLIITLLVVICISGLLMSVALGERQRSITEDRFSVSRDLAASNAEINAKAEFLAKISHEIRTPMNGVLGMTELLLGTPLSVKQRDYVQTIHSAGNELLTLINEILDISKLESGQIELDDVQFDLNALIEDCLSIFRAKAEQQNVELISFIQPQVPRVISGDPTRLRQTLLSLLENALKKTDEGEILIVVALDERSAKPRLRIAVQDSGVPMEAEERDALMHAELHSKHFLSATRLGGNLGLVIARQLIRLMQGEFGIKSGTHQGSTLWLTLPLDPDRLEHPTSDLDGPLQGARVLVVDDNDTCRKVLVQQCSAWGLNVSAVPSGKEALALLRTKAHLRDYFDVVLLDQNMPGMTGMQLAAKIKEDPSLNHDILLIMLTGISNAPSKIIARNSGIKRILAKPVAGYTLKTTLADELNQRNKGQTVSPQTASGPPLPVKVPSDFRILVAEDNSISTKVIRGMLGKLNLQPDTASNGEEALQAMKAQRYDLVLMDCEMPILDGFSATQQLRAWEVANQRIRTPIVALTAHILAEHKERARQAGMDGHMAKPVELSQLRELIEHWVAQRDQQNRTATQTS, from the coding sequence GTGCGCTGGCTCAGGATTGCCATAGGTTTCACCGTCACTCTGTTGACCCTGCTCTGCATGCTCCCGGCCCAGGCCGCGCCAGGCAGTGGCTGGTCGGTATTGCTCGATGAACAGGGCGACCTGCAACTGAGCGACATCCGTTCCGCCCGCTACACCAACCAATTCAGCCCCATCGAACTTGACCGCCTTACCGCGGCCGAGCCCGATGGCGCGTTATGGCTGCGGTTCCGGCTGGTCCCGGGCAAGCACGAACAATTGTTGCGCGTGTTCGCACCCGATCTGTCGCAGCTTGATCTGTATGTGCTGGAAGGCGACAAACTGATCGAGCAACGCAAGACCGGCACGCAACAGCCCCAGTCTGAACGTCCATTGCCCAGCAGCGACTTCATGTTGCCGTTGCCGCAAAGCGACAAGCCCCTCGACGTTTACCTGCGACTGGTTTCCGAACACGAGCTGCGGCCTTACATCACCCTGCAATCGGCGGTGATGACGGCGGCCAATCAAAACCTGACACTGGTCTACGGCCTGCTATTCGGCTGTATTGGCATGTTGGTCCTGCACAACCTCACCCGCTACGCCTATACCCGCTCGCGCAGCAGCGCCTGGCTGGCGGCGTGCGAAGGCTTGCTGCTGCTCAGCCTGGTGCTGCTGCTGAACCTGGCCGGCCCCTGGCTGCCCAACTGGCACGCGGTGCAAACCCCGGGCGCCTATCTCGCCCTGTTGCTGACGGCCCCTTGTGGCCTGATGTTCGCCTACCGGTTCTTCGCCCCGCTCGGCCCGCACCCGCTGAACAAGCTGTTGCTGGGCGACATCCTGTTTACCGTGGTCTGCGGCTTGCTGCTGCTGTTCGTCAACACCCTGCCGCTGAACATCATCACCTACGTCCTGGTCGCCCTTGCAGGACTGAGCATGCTGTTCGTCAGCGCCTATCACTGGCAAAAAGGCTATCGCCCCGCCCGCCTGTTCGTGGCGGCCATGGTGGTGTTCAACATTGGCGCTCTGATCATTCTGCCGGCACTGCTGGGGCTGACCCTGGTCGCGCCGCAAGGCCTGATCATCACCTTGCTGGTGGTCATTTGCATCAGCGGCCTGTTGATGAGCGTGGCCCTGGGCGAGCGTCAGCGCAGCATCACCGAAGACCGCTTCAGCGTCAGCCGCGACCTGGCGGCCAGCAATGCCGAGATCAACGCCAAGGCGGAGTTCCTGGCAAAAATCAGCCACGAAATCCGCACTCCGATGAATGGCGTGCTGGGCATGACCGAGCTGCTGCTGGGCACGCCGCTGTCGGTCAAACAACGCGACTACGTTCAAACCATCCACAGCGCCGGCAACGAACTGCTGACCCTGATCAACGAAATTCTGGACATCTCCAAGCTCGAATCGGGGCAGATCGAACTGGATGACGTGCAATTCGACCTCAACGCCCTGATCGAAGACTGCCTGAGCATCTTCCGCGCCAAGGCCGAGCAGCAGAACGTCGAGCTGATCAGCTTTATCCAGCCACAAGTACCGCGCGTCATCAGCGGTGACCCGACACGCTTGCGCCAAACCCTGCTGAGCCTGCTGGAAAACGCCCTGAAAAAGACCGACGAAGGCGAGATCCTGATCGTCGTCGCCCTCGACGAACGCAGCGCCAAACCGCGTCTGCGCATTGCCGTGCAAGACAGCGGCGTACCGATGGAAGCCGAAGAACGCGATGCCCTGATGCACGCCGAACTGCACAGCAAGCACTTCCTTTCAGCCACCCGACTGGGCGGCAACCTCGGACTGGTCATCGCACGCCAGCTGATTCGCCTGATGCAGGGAGAGTTCGGAATCAAGAGCGGCACCCATCAGGGCAGCACCCTGTGGCTGACCTTGCCGCTGGATCCGGACCGCCTCGAACACCCGACATCCGATCTCGACGGTCCGCTGCAAGGCGCGCGCGTGCTGGTGGTGGATGACAACGACACCTGCCGCAAGGTGCTGGTGCAACAATGCAGCGCCTGGGGCCTGAACGTCAGTGCCGTGCCATCCGGCAAGGAAGCACTGGCGCTGCTGCGCACCAAGGCGCACCTGCGTGACTACTTCGACGTGGTGCTGCTGGACCAGAACATGCCCGGCATGACCGGCATGCAACTGGCCGCCAAGATCAAGGAAGACCCAAGCCTCAACCACGACATTCTGCTGATCATGCTCACCGGCATCAGCAACGCGCCGAGCAAGATCATCGCCCGTAATTCCGGGATCAAACGCATCCTTGCCAAACCGGTGGCCGGCTACACCCTCAAGACCACCCTGGCGGACGAACTCAACCAGCGCAACAAAGGCCAGACCGTATCGCCGCAGACCGCGTCCGGCCCACCGCTGCCGGTCAAGGTGCCCAGCGATTTCCGGATTCTGGTGGCCGAAGACAACAGCATCTCGACCAAGGTGATTCGCGGCATGCTGGGCAAGCTCAACCTGCAACCGGACACCGCCAGCAACGGCGAAGAAGCCCTGCAGGCGATGAAAGCCCAGCGTTACGACCTGGTGTTGATGGATTGTGAAATGCCGATTCTCGATGGCTTCTCCGCCACCCAGCAACTGCGTGCCTGGGAAGTCGCCAACCAGCGAATTCGCACACCGATTGTGGCGCTGACTGCGCACATCCTCGCCGAGCACAAGGAGCGCGCCCGTCAGGCCGGCATGGACGGGCATATGGCCAAACCGGTGGAGCTGTCACAGCTGCGTGAGTTGATCGAGCATTGGGTGGCCCAACGCGACCAGCAGAACCGCACGGCTACGCAAACGTCCTGA
- a CDS encoding MarC family protein has product MLHVLFSVYLKMLVLYSPFFVLSCFISLTRGYSRKEQRRLAWKVAIATLVSSVLLYLFGRVIFSVFGITVDAFRIGAGSVLFISALGMAQGKSAVQTDNVQQDVTIVPLTIPLTVGPGTIGALLVMGVSQPHWDDKLTAILSIALASFTVGVVLYLSNRIERILGDQGLQIVSRLMGLFVCALAAQIIFTGVKGYLVP; this is encoded by the coding sequence ATGCTCCACGTGTTGTTCAGCGTTTACCTGAAGATGCTGGTGCTCTACAGCCCGTTCTTCGTGTTGTCCTGTTTCATCAGCCTGACCCGTGGTTATTCACGCAAGGAACAACGCCGCCTGGCCTGGAAAGTGGCGATCGCCACACTGGTATCCAGCGTCTTGTTGTATCTGTTCGGACGAGTGATTTTCAGCGTGTTCGGCATCACCGTGGACGCGTTCCGCATCGGCGCCGGCAGCGTGCTGTTCATCTCGGCGCTGGGCATGGCCCAGGGCAAGTCGGCGGTGCAAACCGACAACGTGCAACAGGACGTGACCATCGTCCCGCTGACCATCCCACTGACCGTCGGCCCTGGCACCATCGGTGCATTGCTGGTAATGGGCGTGAGCCAGCCACACTGGGACGACAAGCTCACCGCGATCCTCAGCATCGCCCTGGCCAGCTTCACTGTCGGTGTCGTGCTGTATCTGTCCAACCGTATCGAACGGATTCTGGGTGACCAGGGCTTGCAGATCGTCAGCCGGCTGATGGGATTGTTCGTCTGCGCCCTGGCGGCGCAAATCATCTTTACCGGGGTGAAGGGTTATCTGGTGCCCTGA
- a CDS encoding precorrin-8X methylmutase encodes MLDYIRDGQEIYRNSFAIIRAEANLDRIPADLEKLAVRVIHACGMVEAIDGLQFSEGAGLAGRKALAAGAPILCDARMVSEGVTRTRLPANNQVICTLRDDSVPELARELGNTRSAAALELWHPHLEGSVVVIGNAPTALFYLLEMLDAGAPKPALILGFPVGFVGAAESKAALAADSRGVPFVIMQGRLGGSAMAAAAVNALATEIE; translated from the coding sequence ATGCTTGATTACATCCGCGACGGTCAGGAGATCTATCGCAACTCCTTCGCGATCATTCGCGCCGAGGCCAACCTCGACCGAATCCCGGCCGACCTGGAAAAACTCGCGGTGCGGGTGATCCACGCCTGCGGCATGGTCGAGGCCATCGACGGTCTGCAATTTTCCGAAGGCGCAGGCCTGGCCGGGCGCAAGGCGCTGGCTGCCGGCGCGCCGATCTTGTGCGACGCACGGATGGTCAGCGAAGGCGTGACCCGCACGCGCCTGCCCGCCAACAATCAGGTGATCTGCACCCTGCGCGACGACAGCGTGCCAGAGCTCGCCCGCGAGCTGGGCAACACCCGTTCCGCCGCCGCGCTGGAACTGTGGCACCCGCATCTGGAAGGCAGTGTGGTGGTGATCGGCAACGCGCCGACCGCGCTGTTCTATCTGCTGGAAATGCTCGATGCCGGCGCGCCGAAACCGGCGCTGATCCTCGGTTTCCCGGTGGGTTTTGTCGGTGCCGCCGAATCCAAGGCAGCGCTCGCGGCGGACAGCCGTGGTGTGCCGTTTGTGATCATGCAAGGTCGCCTGGGCGGCAGCGCCATGGCCGCCGCCGCCGTCAACGCCCTGGCCACGGAGATCGAATGA
- the cobG gene encoding precorrin-3B synthase — protein sequence MNSPQPSSPLRPSACPGLLRVVQALDGGICRIKLDGGSIRADQAVAVADAAERFAGGVIEATNRANLQIRGIGEQATALIDSLLAAGLGPVTAAGDDVRNLMLSPGAGIDQHLLIDTRPLARQILDSLQTHTRFHELSAKFAVQLDGGEALAMLEHPHDLWLSAVERDGEQWLAFGLAGCPTDRPAAAVLLRDGHALVVAVLELFLDLARPDQTRMRHLLAEHSLPSLLQTLAERVPLLAIGQWQRPVPPARLHIGTYPQRQDGLVYVGAMPPLGRLDPAMLKGAASLAKTFGDASLRLTPWQSLLLPNIRHEHASAVRQQLQALGYLVDADQALAHLVACTGSAGCGKGLADTKDDARQLALRLHDQPADVQVHLSGCPRSCACAHTAPITLLATGPGHYDVYFRDAAQAGFGALHAHNLTIEAVAALLDARSRSPLDA from the coding sequence GTGAATTCACCTCAGCCATCGAGCCCCTTGCGCCCTTCAGCCTGTCCCGGGCTGTTGCGTGTCGTTCAGGCACTGGACGGCGGTATTTGCCGGATCAAACTCGACGGCGGTTCCATTCGTGCCGATCAGGCGGTCGCGGTGGCCGATGCCGCCGAGCGATTTGCCGGTGGCGTGATCGAGGCGACCAACCGGGCAAACCTGCAAATTCGCGGGATTGGCGAGCAGGCGACGGCATTGATCGACAGTCTGCTCGCCGCCGGGTTGGGCCCTGTCACCGCCGCGGGTGATGACGTACGCAACCTGATGCTCAGCCCCGGCGCCGGCATTGATCAGCACCTGCTGATCGATACCCGGCCCCTGGCCCGGCAAATCCTCGACAGCCTGCAAACCCACACGCGTTTCCACGAGTTGTCAGCCAAGTTCGCCGTGCAACTCGATGGCGGCGAAGCCCTGGCGATGCTCGAACACCCTCATGATTTGTGGCTGAGTGCGGTTGAGCGAGACGGCGAACAGTGGCTGGCTTTCGGTCTGGCAGGCTGCCCCACGGACAGGCCTGCGGCGGCGGTATTGCTGCGCGACGGGCATGCCCTGGTGGTGGCGGTGCTGGAGCTGTTTCTTGACCTGGCACGGCCGGATCAAACGCGCATGCGCCATCTGCTGGCCGAGCATTCGCTGCCGTCGCTGCTGCAAACCCTGGCCGAGCGGGTGCCGTTGCTCGCCATCGGGCAATGGCAGCGCCCTGTGCCGCCAGCGCGATTGCACATCGGCACTTATCCACAGCGTCAGGATGGCCTGGTGTATGTCGGCGCCATGCCACCGCTGGGACGGCTGGACCCGGCGATGCTCAAGGGTGCGGCGAGTCTGGCCAAAACGTTCGGTGACGCCAGCCTGCGCCTGACGCCATGGCAAAGCCTGCTGCTGCCCAATATCCGCCACGAACATGCATCCGCTGTCCGCCAGCAATTGCAGGCGTTGGGTTATCTGGTCGATGCCGATCAGGCCCTCGCGCATCTCGTGGCCTGCACCGGATCGGCTGGTTGCGGCAAAGGGCTGGCGGATACCAAGGACGATGCGCGGCAATTGGCTTTGCGCCTGCACGATCAACCCGCAGATGTACAGGTTCACCTGTCCGGCTGCCCACGCTCCTGTGCGTGTGCACACACGGCGCCGATCACCTTGCTGGCGACTGGCCCCGGTCACTACGACGTCTATTTTCGCGATGCAGCGCAGGCCGGTTTCGGCGCGCTGCACGCACACAATCTTACTATTGAAGCGGTCGCGGCGTTGCTCGACGCCCGCTCACGGAGCCCCCTTGATGCTTGA
- a CDS encoding cobalt-precorrin-5B (C(1))-methyltransferase, which yields MRDETAEQPAPLRSGLTTGSCATATSLAAARLLLSGAAADAVEIVLPKGKRVQMRLEFCRLTDDGAEAGTIKDAGDDPDVTHGALLFSQVRLNATPGIRFNAGHGVGTVTRPGLVLGVGEPAINPVPRKMIGDHLTLLAEELGYDGGFEVTVNVEGGEALALKTMNPRLGILGGLSILGTSGIVRPFSCAAYIASIHQGIDVAKTNGYLHIAACTGNASEDTMRRVYALPEIALIEMGDFVGAVLKHLRKVPVDKLSICGGFGKISKLAAGHMDLHSRHSSIDLPQLARWASAIGADEALQHGIREANTSQQALAMASTAGVALGDEVCRHALEFARSVVPAQVQVEVFAIDRQGGIVGHAGGFQ from the coding sequence ATGCGTGACGAAACCGCCGAACAACCCGCTCCGCTGCGCAGCGGCCTGACCACCGGCAGTTGTGCCACCGCCACCAGCCTCGCTGCCGCTCGTCTGCTGCTCAGTGGCGCGGCTGCCGATGCGGTGGAGATCGTCTTGCCCAAGGGCAAGCGGGTGCAGATGCGCCTGGAGTTCTGCCGCCTGACCGACGACGGCGCCGAAGCCGGAACGATCAAGGACGCCGGTGACGACCCGGACGTGACCCACGGTGCGCTGCTCTTTTCCCAGGTCCGACTGAACGCCACACCGGGCATTCGCTTCAACGCCGGTCATGGCGTCGGCACCGTGACCCGCCCGGGACTGGTGCTGGGCGTCGGCGAACCGGCGATCAACCCGGTGCCGCGCAAGATGATTGGCGATCACCTGACGCTGCTGGCTGAAGAACTTGGCTACGACGGCGGCTTCGAGGTCACGGTCAATGTCGAGGGCGGCGAAGCGCTGGCGCTGAAAACCATGAACCCGCGCCTGGGCATTCTTGGCGGCCTGTCGATTCTCGGCACCAGCGGCATCGTCCGGCCGTTTTCCTGCGCGGCGTACATCGCCTCGATTCATCAGGGCATCGACGTCGCCAAGACCAATGGCTACCTGCACATTGCCGCGTGTACCGGCAATGCCAGCGAAGACACCATGCGCCGGGTCTACGCGCTGCCGGAAATCGCCCTGATCGAAATGGGCGACTTCGTCGGCGCGGTACTCAAGCACCTGCGCAAAGTGCCGGTGGATAAACTCAGCATTTGCGGCGGCTTCGGCAAGATCAGCAAACTGGCAGCCGGGCACATGGACCTGCACAGCCGGCATTCGAGCATCGACCTGCCGCAACTGGCCCGATGGGCCTCGGCGATTGGTGCCGACGAGGCGCTGCAACACGGGATCCGCGAGGCCAATACCAGCCAGCAGGCGTTGGCCATGGCCAGTACGGCGGGCGTCGCTCTTGGCGATGAAGTGTGTCGACATGCGCTTGAGTTTGCCCGCAGCGTGGTGCCGGCGCAGGTGCAGGTCGAGGTGTTCGCGATTGATCGCCAGGGCGGGATCGTCGGGCATGCGGGGGGTTTTCAATGA